A genomic segment from Spinacia oleracea cultivar Varoflay chromosome 3, BTI_SOV_V1, whole genome shotgun sequence encodes:
- the LOC130470757 gene encoding uncharacterized protein has product MNNYQITFVFVFILLSPINISTSFGLSRENGGNPIVDFLYSSWDRVKFFLQEAQSNFLPPNSDFRLQEKVRDTDFETGGSRKRIKMAAKKSFEEGEEMMEKMAESVATIMDHAVYKAKDKVEHKLYHGHGNNADEL; this is encoded by the exons ATGAATAATTATCAAATTacctttgtttttgttttcataTTACTTTCTCCTATTAATATATCAACATCGTTTGGCCTCTCTagagaaaatggtggaaatCCTATTGTAGACTTTCTTTATAGTTCATGGGATAGGGTTAAATTCTTTTTGCAAGAGGCGCAGAGCAATTTTTTACCACCCAATTCGGA TTTTAGGTTACAAGAGAAAGTCAGGGACACTGATTTTGAAACCGGTGGTTCACGCAAAAGAATAAAAATGGCAGCAAAGAAGAGCTTCGAAGAAGGGGAAGAAATGATGGAAAAAATGGCTGAATCTGTTGCCACGATAATGGACCATGCAGTATATAAGGCAAAGGATAAGGTGGAACATAAACTGTATCATGGACATGGGAACAATGCCGATGAACTCTAA